From the genome of SAR324 cluster bacterium:
TGGGAGGAATCATTATACCCGGGCCTAGGTTGTGGTTAGATTCTTTGCATATTGGAACAGCAAATCTTCCCAAGACAGAGATTGAACAAAAAAAATCTGTCATAGAGACTTCCACAACTGGCTGTATACAGGCTGGGCTTTACAACGGCTACAGACACTTGTTGGGAGGTCTTGTCCAGCAAATGCAGCAAGAGTTGGATCAAAGATCACAACATGATTCATCGATTTATTTGACTGGCGGGAGTGCAAAATACTGGTGTGTAGACTTCCCAAACTGGTGCTTTCATCCAGACCTTCTGTTGAGTGGCTTAGCTCAATCGAAGGTGTGGTCCAAAAAATTAAGCAACGTCGGTGACTGTCGTCGGCACGATAACACCCTAACCTCATAGGCTAAGCCCCAAGACCAAATACCGAACCCAAGCAAGCGACGGATAAAGGAGCTATGGCAGAAGAACTTGATGGACTGGAGGGGATTGGTGATCTGGACGATGAGTTCGGTGATCAACTCGACAGCTTTATGGACAGTGAAGGCGGCGATGATGGTGAGTTAGACTCATTCTTTGAGGATTTATCCACTATTGACGATCTAGAAGTTCAAGATGATGACCTCAGTGCCAGCGGTGGAGACGCTGACGACTTCGGTAGTGAAGACCTCGAAGATGAAATGGAACCCGCCGCTGCTGCCGCAGGTGTCGGAGCTGCGGCAGCAGTGGCTGCATCTGATGATAGTCCTGCACCGAAAGCTGAGAAAAAGAAGAAGAAAAACTCTGGAGACAAAAAGCCTCTGTTGATTCCGGGTATTATCACAGGTGCTTCAGGTGCTGTACTAGGCGCAGCGGCTGTTGCAGCTATGTATTTGATGGCTCCTCCTCCTCCACCAATGGAAATAGAAGAGCCTGCATTGGCAATGCTTGAAGAGCCTCCTCCCCCTCCTCCACCTGCCCCTCTACTCACTGAAGAAGCTACAGCTATCACAGAATCCGTTCCTGCTGCTGAACCATTGGAAGAAATTCAAGAAGTGGAAGAGATTGTCGTGGTGGAA
Proteins encoded in this window:
- a CDS encoding SPOR domain-containing protein; this translates as MAEELDGLEGIGDLDDEFGDQLDSFMDSEGGDDGELDSFFEDLSTIDDLEVQDDDLSASGGDADDFGSEDLEDEMEPAAAAAGVGAAAAVAASDDSPAPKAEKKKKKNSGDKKPLLIPGIITGASGAVLGAAAVAAMYLMAPPPPPMEIEEPALAMLEEPPPPPPPAPLLTEEATAITESVPAAEPLEEIQEVEEIVVVEEPPPPTMDELPVAPVVEAPPQPVKRPRTTRFFVQVANCIYQECVDDYRYLLKRAGYATRVETVNEVNPMTEIVSTNLYGEEEASNLVNRINNENLITGQAYRKPSSSSFQISLGLFPDLTTANRVKAHLNQIYSAEVFFEARRSDQRIRNYRVYAGGFKTKNEALDLQKILEEKDRRFEGMFVVAMSE